The Falco peregrinus isolate bFalPer1 chromosome 12, bFalPer1.pri, whole genome shotgun sequence genome has a segment encoding these proteins:
- the CHST2 gene encoding LOW QUALITY PROTEIN: carbohydrate sulfotransferase 2 (The sequence of the model RefSeq protein was modified relative to this genomic sequence to represent the inferred CDS: deleted 1 base in 1 codon) gives MKVCRRKALALCLGYALLLLLAALNLLEYKWRREPRHCGEPPAAPRHRPPPPPPPPPAGSRAPAGARRQLVYVFTTWRSGSSFFGELFNQNPEVFFLYEPVWHVWQKLYPGDAVSLQGAARDMLSSLYRCDLSVFQLYSTAGAGKNLTTLGIFGAATNKVICSSPLCPAYRKEVVGMVDDRVCKKCPPQRLSRFQEECHKYRTLVIKGVRVFDLAVLAPLMRDPTLDLKVIHLVRDPRAVASSRIKSRHGLIRESLQVVRSRDPRIHRMPFLDAGHKLSGKKEGGGGSDYHALGAMEVICSSMAKTLQTALHPPDWLQGNYMAVRYEDLVVEPIKTLRQVYGFVNLAVSPEMEKFALNMTSGPGYSSKPFVVSARNATQALSAWRTALSFQQIKQVEEYCHQPMALLGYERVGSPEEVKDLSRTLLRKPRL, from the exons ATGAAAGTGTGCCGGCGGAAGGCGCTGGCGCTGTGCTTGGGCTACGcgctcctgctgctcctggccgCCCTCAACCTGCTGGAGTACAAGTGGCGGCGGGAGCCGCGGCACTGCGGGgagcccccggccgccccccgccaccggcccccgccgccgcccccgccgccgccggccggcaGCCGCGCTCCGGCGGGCGCCCGGCGGCAGCTGGTCTATGTCTTCACCACCTGGCGCTCGGGGTCGTCCTTCTTCGGGGAGCTCTTCAACCAGAACCCCGAGGTCTTCTTCCTCTACGAGCCGGTGTGGCACGTCTGGCAGAAGCTGTACCCCGGGGACGCCGTCTCGCTGCAAGGGGCGGCCCGCGACATGCTGAGCTCCCTGTACCGCTGCGACCTCTCCGTCTTCCAGCTCTACAGCACGGCGGGGGCCGGCAAGAACCTCACCACGCTGGGCATCTTCGGGGCAGCCACCAACAAGGTCATCTGCTCCTCGCCCCTCTGCCCGGCCTACCGCAAGGAGGTGGTGGGCATGGTGGACGACCGGGTGTGCAAGAAGTGTCCCCCGCAGCGCCTCAGCCGCTTCCAGGAGGAATGCCACAAGTACCGCACGCTGGTCATCAAGGGTGTCCGCGTCTTCGACCTGGCGGTCCTTGCCCCTCTCATGCGGGACCCGACCCTGGACCTTAAGGTCATCCACCTGGTGCGGGACCCCCGGGCTGTTGCCAGCTCCCGCATCAAGTCCCGGCACGGCCTCATCCGGGAGAGCCTGCAGGTGGTGAGGAGCCGGGACCCCCGCATCCACCGCATGCCCTTCCTTGATGCCGGCCACAAGCTGAGcgggaagaaggag ggggggggcggctcggACTACCATGCCCTGGGTGCCATGGAGGTcatctgcagcagcatggccaAGACCCTGCAGACTGCTCTGCACCCCCCTGACTGGCTTCAGGGCAACTACATGGCTGTGCGCTATGAGGACCTGGTGGTCGAGCCCATCAAGACCCTGCGGCAGGTGTATGGCTTCGTCAACCTGGCGGTCAGCCCGGAGATGGAGAAGTTTGCCCTCAACATGACCAGTGGCCCCGGCTACTCTTCCAAGCCCTTCGTGGTGTCGGCCAGGAACGCCACCCAGGCGCTGAGCGCCTGGAGGACTGCGCTCAGCTTCCAGCAGATCAAGCAGGTCGAGGAGTACTGCCACCAGCCCATGGCCCTGCTGGGCTACGAGAGGGTCGGCAGCCCCGAAGAGGTGAAGGACCTCAGCAGAACGTTGCTCAGGAAGCCGCGGCTGTGA